The Tautonia plasticadhaerens nucleotide sequence GCATGATCGGAATGCGCATGGGTGATCACCGCCCGATCGACCGGACACCACGGGTCGATGAAGAAGTCGCCGGCCTCGCAGTAGAGGCCGGCGTCGGTCAGGCGGAGTACGGGATCGGATCGGGTCATCTGGGCGATCCGCCGAGAAACGGGCAAGAGATGGGCCCCGGAGGATTGCGGATGGCGGGCGATTCGCCGCCGACGCCCGTCCCGGGAGACGGGGGCTGATGGCCCCGAGATCGGCGAGTCGCGGTCATCCACTCGCCATCCATCGTTCGTCATCCGCTCCCGAGCCGGGTCTCCTCAGTCCTCCACCAGCGAGAAAGTGGCGGTGGATTCGGCGACGGAGGTCAGCTCCTGGTCCATCACCCGGGCGACCACGCTCAGGGTCTGCGTGACCTCGGAGGATCGGAGCAGCCCGGCGGAGGTGTCGAAGGCGTAGGAGCCGCGGCCCTCCTGCTCCTGGACGGTGAGCTCGAAGGGGGAGTCCGGGGCGGCCTCCAGGGAATCGATGGTCATGGCCACGTCGATCGTCGCCGTCTCGCCGTCGTCGCCCCCCTCGATGCCCCGGAACGTGAACGCGTTGTCCAGCGTCATCGTGCCCTGGGGGGTAGGCAGCTCGACCTTCCGGGCCCAGGTGGCACCCTCCTCGATCGGCTCCTGGGGGAAGACGAGGGTCGACTGGCCGATCAGCCCCTTCATCCCCTCGGGCGACGCCAGGTTCTGCAAGGCCTGGGCGGCGGGGCCGGCGTCCTTGAGGCGCTGGATCAGCTCGTCGGGCACCTCGACCTCTCGCACCTCGCCCCGGGGGGTCATCACCAGGACGACCGGCACGCCAACCAGCGCGTCGACCACCGGCTCCAGCATCGCCGCCTGTCCCTCGGCCGGGGCGTCGTCGGAAGAGTCGTAGGAGAACGTGAGGAACTGCGACTCCAGCGCGACTCGCATCCGGTCGATCGTCTGGACCAAACGGGCGGCTCCCTCGTCCTCGACCGATTCGACCTCCCAGGTCATCTCGACCGTCTGGAAGATCGACATCTTCACTTCCTGCTCCATGACCACCGCCGTGTTGATGGTCGTCTGCTCGAGCCTGTAGCGGTGGGAGTCCCCCTCGGCGAACTTCCACCTCAGGGTCTCCGCGCCCCGGGAGGCCGAGCCGGTCAGGGCGAGGGCGATCGACGCCAGGGCGATCGGGACGAGGCGACGGTCCATCGGGTGCTCCGGGTCGGGTGCGGGTCGCGGGCCTCGGGCCGAGGCTCCTGCCGTCGAAACCGACGGCAACAATCGGGAGCCGGTCGGGCGACTCGACCACAGTCTGACCGCCCCGCCCCGGCCTGGCAAGACGACCCGCCCGGCTCACCCACTCGCCCTCGACGCCCGGCGGGCGAGCACCGCCCGGGACGGCCCCGATCTGCCGCCGCCGACCAGCAGCAGAGTCGCCGACCCCGACCCCTTCGGCCTGAGCTGCGCCCTCAGCGACTCCGGCCGGATCTCCAGCCCCCGGACCTTAATCTCCAGCGTCCCGATCCCCCGTTCCAGCACGACCCGGCGCATCGCCTTCACGTCGACCGGCAGCTCCTCCACCACCTCGAACGCCGCCAGGAACGGCGAGTCGACCCGATCGGGGCCGGTCAGGAAGTCGACCGCGTCGTGGATCCGGCCCAGGCCGTGCGCCTCGGCGAACGCGTCGACCAGGCCGGAGCGCAGCAAGGCCGGATCGGGGTCGAAGGCCCACGCCTCCAGCGGCCGGGCCGGGGCGTAGCCGCCGGGGGGGCCGTCGAGGTCGGTCCAGGTCACGCCCTCGGGGAGCCTGGTCGCGCGACGACGGCAGGTGACGAGGCCTCCGAACCAGGCGGTCGCCTCCCTGGCCTCGCCGCCGAGGCTGACCAGCTCGACCTCGAACCGATCCCCGTAGAAATGGGCGTCGAAGTCGCTCG carries:
- a CDS encoding DUF6263 family protein, with protein sequence MDRRLVPIALASIALALTGSASRGAETLRWKFAEGDSHRYRLEQTTINTAVVMEQEVKMSIFQTVEMTWEVESVEDEGAARLVQTIDRMRVALESQFLTFSYDSSDDAPAEGQAAMLEPVVDALVGVPVVLVMTPRGEVREVEVPDELIQRLKDAGPAAQALQNLASPEGMKGLIGQSTLVFPQEPIEEGATWARKVELPTPQGTMTLDNAFTFRGIEGGDDGETATIDVAMTIDSLEAAPDSPFELTVQEQEGRGSYAFDTSAGLLRSSEVTQTLSVVARVMDQELTSVAESTATFSLVED